The genomic stretch ACTTATTATTGATGTTCACAATATTGGCTTAAATTTATGTTTTGAGAATAATTATCAACTGATTTTAGAGCCAGATTTACAAGATGATTCTGGGCTTACTTATTGGGAGTTGTTTATGCCAACTGAGCAAATTTTAACGGTTGGACCTGGTTTTTTTTGGGAATGTAAATCCATTCATGAACGGTGTTAATATAGGGTTGTTTTGATTCCTTGGTTCAATAATTAGAAGTATTGCTCGCCAATTTGCTTGAACAGTGATATAACTTTAATGTGTAATATTTAGCGTCATGGGAATGTCACTTAAAATCCTATTAACCCTCGGTAGCATTGCTTTAACCAATGTTCCTTTAGTCTCCTTAGCACAATTTGATAGTCGTTCTCCCTCCTTTTGTGAAAGTTACGCTAGGGATTTTGCTGATCGTCATGCTCAAGGCGGATTTTTCAGAGGTGGGGCCAGGGGGGCAGCCACAGGGGCAGCTATTGGGGCGATCGCCGACGGTGGACGGGGGGCCGGAACCGGGGCCGCCATTGGGTCAGTCGTGGGAATTATTGGGGGTAGTGCGCGTCGTGCCTCCGATTATGATAGTCTATATCGTCAAGCCTTTGATGATTGTATGCGCGGTGAGCGGTTACGATAAATTAGAAAAATAGACATAAAATTAAGGAGATAAAATGAAATTAATCAACAAATTTTTCTGGGTTGTTGCTCTTAGTATTTTAGTTACAGAACTTTCAGTTAAGCCTACTTATGCTCAAGAAGATACTCAAAATACTAATGTTGATTTAAGTAAAATTAGCTGTCGAGAAGTTTTAAAAATGCCAGGAGAAGATAAACAATTTACTTTTGTTTTTTTTCACGGATTAATAACTGGTAAAAACAAACAAATGACCATAGATAGAATTGCTTTAAGAGAAGCCAGTGATAAAATTACTGATTATTGTATTGAGAATCCCAAGGCATCCTTAATGAGTGGCTTTGAAAAATATCGTTAAACAAAATTTAACGATGGAGGAGACGACTATTCTCGATAAAATAGAAAGAGGATAGTCGTTATCTAAGAAATTATTATGACAGTTACAACAATTGAAACCCAATGGGTTCAAGTCAAAAACGGGAATTTAGACATTGATGCTTATGTGGCTAAACCCTCACAAGAAGGCGAATTTCCCGGAATTATCGTTATTCAAGAAATTTTTGGAGTTAATGAACATATCCGAGATGTAACCGAACGAATAGCTAAAGAGGGATATGTAGCGATCGCGCCGGCCATTTATCAAAGGTTAGCCCCTGGGTTTGAAGCGGGTTACACTCCTGAAGATATTAAGATCGGTAAACAGTACAAAAATCAAACCAAAGCATCAGAACTTCTCAGTGATATTCAAACCACCATTAACTATCTTTATACCTTGCCAAATGTCAAAAAAGGGGGTGTAGGTTCTATTGGCTTTTGTTTTGGGGGTCATGTTACCTATTTAGCCGCCACCCTCGATGATATAGCAATAACCGCCTCATTTTATGGGGCAGGGATTACTAATTCTACACCTGGAGACGGAGAACCAACAATTAATTGCACTGCCAATATTAAAGGAAGCATTTACACTTTTTTTGGCGATAAAGATACCAGTATTCCCCCACAACAAGTCGATCAAATAGAAACTGCTTTACAAAAGTACAACATTTCTCATCAGGTTTTTCGGTATCAAGAGGCAGATCACGGCTTTTTCTGTGATCAACGAGGAAGTTATCATGCACCCTCAGCGCAAGATGCTTGGAACCGTGTGTTAGAGTTATTTATCAGTCTAAGATAGTTAACCAGTGACCTTAAGGATAACTGGGAACAATAATTTGCTCTTTTTTGTTCATTCAACAACCATGAAATCAGACTCTAGTAACCCCAAAGCATCCAAAATTTCCTTCTCAATGGATGACTTTGCTCAAGCCCTCAACAAACACGATTATAACTTTGAAAAAGGACAAGTTATTCGTGGCAAAATTGTTCAGCACACATCTGACGGTGCTTATGTAGACATTGGAGGTAAGTCCACAGGATTTGTTCCCGTCACAGAGGCAACTCTCAAATCCGTCACTAATTTAGCTGATGTTCTCCCTGTCAATGAAGAATTTGATTTTTTAATTACCAGTGACCAAAATGCTGAGGGTCAGGTTAACTTATCCCGTCGTCAACTGCAACTGCAAAAAGCTTGGGAAAATATCGCTGAAATGTCAGAAAGTGGCCAATCTGTCCAAATGCGGGTAACGGCTATTAATAAAGGGGGTGTCATTGGGGAAGTGGAAGGGTTACGGGGTTTCATTCCGCGATCGCATCTAGTCGAAAGAGATGATGTAGATTCATTAGTAGGTCAATTATTAACCGCTACTTTCTTAGAAGTTAATCAAGAAAATAAAAAGTTGGTTCTCTCGCAAAAACGGGCGAGAATGGCTTCGGAAATGGGTAAATTAACCCCCGGAACCTTGATTGCGGGTAAAGTAGCTAAAATCCAACCTTACGGGGTATTTATTGATTTAAACGGGGTTACGGGTTTACTGCATATTACTCAAGTCAGTGGGGTAAGAATTGATGCTTTAACGACGGTATTTAAGATAGGGCAAGAAATTCAAGTAATGATTCTCACCCTAGATGAATTTAAAGGTCGTATTTCTTTGTCTACTAAAATTCTGGAAAGTTACCCAGGTGAAATTCTGGAAAAATTTGATGAAATGATGGCCACTGCTTCGGCTAGAGTGGAACAGGCTAGGGAGAAAATGGAAAAAGAAGTTGAATAAAGTGAGCAGAATTGCTTACTCGTCTAAGCTGTTGTGCATTTAAACCGCTTATTTTAAACTTTGGTACAGACGTTAAAACCCCCTCTCCCTGCTCCGAAGCTCCCTGCTCCCATGCAGTCACAACAGGTCAATTAAATGCGTGACAGCTTATTTTAGCTCACGGGGTGACAACAAGGTTAAAATGGAGGCAGGGGTTGGGGGATAGAGGTTAGGGGTTAGGGAAAATTTCTTTCATCGTAATTTAAGTTGATGACCATCTCTATTACAAAAAGAGTCAATTTTACCGTTATCAAACCTCAACATCATCTTCAATTTATCCCCAACCCCTAACCCCTAAAAACTAACCCCCCTAAAATTATGACTTTTGTGAGAGCTAATTTATTGAAAATATTGGAATATTTCTGTTTTAAATTAAGCTTAACTTTGAGCATATCCACCATCTACTACAATCGTTTGACGAGTAATTGCGCGAGAACTTTCTGAGGCTAAAAATAGATAAGTTCCCATCAATTCATCAGGGGTAAGTTCAAGAGGAATTGATTGTAATTCATTGATAGTTTTCTGCTTAGCTTCTGGTGTCACCCATTGTTCTAATTGTCTTTCTGTCATAATCCAACCAGGAGCAACTGCATTAACACGAATATGATGTTTTCCTGCTGCTGTTGCTAAACTACGAACTAAACCAATGACTGCTGCTTTTGTAGTGTTATAGGCGATCATATCGGGTTTAGCAATCCAAAAAACATGAGAACTTGTCATAATAATACTACCACCACCGGCTTTAATCATATCAGGTAAAAGTTCACGACAAGTAATAAAATAATGGACAACATTTAATTGAAATAAATGATTCCATTCTTCTTCAGACATCTCTAATAAAGGATATCTTGGATCATACCCTGCATTATTAATTAAAACATCAACAATGGGAGTTTCTTGTTTGATTAAATTTAAGGTCTTTGTCAGTTCTGAAGTATTAGTTAAATCTACGGAATAGACATTAACTTTACAGTTCAAATTTTCACAATCTTTTGCTATTTTTAATCCCTTATCTTTATCTAAATCAAGGATAGTCACTTCTGATGCTTGTTGAGCAAAAGTACGGGTCAAAGCTTCTCCAATACCATTACTTCCTCCCGTGATTAACACATGCTTATTCTTTAAATCTGGATAGACAGGAAACATGATTTTCTCCAAGTAATTGAGTAGATGTAATTGTTAGTGATGAGGAGTTTACAGAGCAAAAATTAATGCTTTTTAAACTAAAGTAGTTTCTTGTTGCATTAACCAATTTTTACTGGTTTGAAGATAGAATTTTAGTTCATCAAAATCTCCTGCTAATGGAGAACCTGGGGTCTGTCTCGGATGAGCGCATTCTAAAATAATAGGGCCAGTATAATTAATTTGATCTAAGGTCTTAAATTGGGTAGTAAAATCTGTATGACCTAACCCAATTCCTTTGCGATTAGAATCAGCAATTTGATAAATACTGAGTTTATCTTTACACATTATGATGGCTTTATTGAGATCGTTTTCTTCTAAATTCATGTGAAAAGTATCAAGTATAATTGTCAAATTATGGGCATCAACTTGATTGATTAACTCAACAACATCAACACTGGTAAGAATGAAGCGACAAAGATAACGGTTAAGGGGTTCAAATCCCAAGTTAATATTAGCTTTCTGAGCATAAATAGCAAGCTTTTTACAAGAATCAATCAGCCAATAAATTGCCCCCAAATAATCCTTAATTGATTGATTTTGAATGTATTCATGACAAGTAATAACTGGATGTCCTAATTCTGCTCCGTAATCGATTAATTTTTTGTAATAATCAATCGCTATTTGTCTACAATTTAGGTAATTATTAGCTAAATCAAAATTAGCAGGAGTCAAGGAAAAAACATCTAAATTATGATCATTTAAAACTTTTTTAACCTCTGTTGATGATACCTT from Aphanothece sacrum FPU1 encodes the following:
- a CDS encoding HdeA/HdeB family chaperone, with protein sequence MKLINKFFWVVALSILVTELSVKPTYAQEDTQNTNVDLSKISCREVLKMPGEDKQFTFVFFHGLITGKNKQMTIDRIALREASDKITDYCIENPKASLMSGFEKYR
- a CDS encoding dienelactone hydrolase family protein; this encodes MTVTTIETQWVQVKNGNLDIDAYVAKPSQEGEFPGIIVIQEIFGVNEHIRDVTERIAKEGYVAIAPAIYQRLAPGFEAGYTPEDIKIGKQYKNQTKASELLSDIQTTINYLYTLPNVKKGGVGSIGFCFGGHVTYLAATLDDIAITASFYGAGITNSTPGDGEPTINCTANIKGSIYTFFGDKDTSIPPQQVDQIETALQKYNISHQVFRYQEADHGFFCDQRGSYHAPSAQDAWNRVLELFISLR
- a CDS encoding S1 RNA-binding domain-containing protein, which codes for MKSDSSNPKASKISFSMDDFAQALNKHDYNFEKGQVIRGKIVQHTSDGAYVDIGGKSTGFVPVTEATLKSVTNLADVLPVNEEFDFLITSDQNAEGQVNLSRRQLQLQKAWENIAEMSESGQSVQMRVTAINKGGVIGEVEGLRGFIPRSHLVERDDVDSLVGQLLTATFLEVNQENKKLVLSQKRARMASEMGKLTPGTLIAGKVAKIQPYGVFIDLNGVTGLLHITQVSGVRIDALTTVFKIGQEIQVMILTLDEFKGRISLSTKILESYPGEILEKFDEMMATASARVEQAREKMEKEVE
- a CDS encoding SDR family NAD(P)-dependent oxidoreductase gives rise to the protein MFPVYPDLKNKHVLITGGSNGIGEALTRTFAQQASEVTILDLDKDKGLKIAKDCENLNCKVNVYSVDLTNTSELTKTLNLIKQETPIVDVLINNAGYDPRYPLLEMSEEEWNHLFQLNVVHYFITCRELLPDMIKAGGGSIIMTSSHVFWIAKPDMIAYNTTKAAVIGLVRSLATAAGKHHIRVNAVAPGWIMTERQLEQWVTPEAKQKTINELQSIPLELTPDELMGTYLFLASESSRAITRQTIVVDGGYAQS
- a CDS encoding sugar phosphate isomerase/epimerase family protein; its protein translation is MKRKIGVTNWIFGDVDLIESAKIIASMGFDGMEVYVDIEKVSSTEVKKVLNDHNLDVFSLTPANFDLANNYLNCRQIAIDYYKKLIDYGAELGHPVITCHEYIQNQSIKDYLGAIYWLIDSCKKLAIYAQKANINLGFEPLNRYLCRFILTSVDVVELINQVDAHNLTIILDTFHMNLEENDLNKAIIMCKDKLSIYQIADSNRKGIGLGHTDFTTQFKTLDQINYTGPIILECAHPRQTPGSPLAGDFDELKFYLQTSKNWLMQQETTLV